ATTCAACTTCTGTATCCAGGACTCTCCGCGCCGTGCACACTCTATCGCTGCACAGGGTGGTATCAATGCTGCAAAGAATTATCAGAATGACGGTGACTCCGTTTACCGTCTGTTCTACGATACAGTAAAGGGTGGCGACTACCGTGCCCGCGAAGCTAACGTATATCGTCTGGCTGAAGTATCAAACGCTATCATCGACCAATGCGTAGCTCAAGGTGTTCCTTTTGCCCGCGAATATGGCGGTACACTGGACAACCGTTCTTTCGGTGGCGCTCAGGTATCACGTACTTTCTACGCTAAGGGTCAGACCGGTCAGCAGTTGTTGCTGGGCGCTTACTCTGCACTGAGCCGCCAGGTAAACGTGGGTACTGTAAAACTGTACACCCGCTATGAAATGCAGGACGTTGTCATCGTTGACGGACGTGCCCGCGGTATCATCGCTAAAAACTTAATCACAGGTGAACTGGAACGTTTCGCCGCTCACGCCGTAGTAATCGCTACCGGTGGTTACGGTAACGCTTACTTCCTGTCTACCAACGCTATGGGCTGTAACTGTACGGCTGCTATCTCTTGCTACCGCAAGGGTGCTGTATTTGCTAACCCTGCATATGTTCAGATTCACCCGACTTGTATCCCTGTACACGGCGATCAACAGTCAAAACTGACTCTGATGTCCGAATCTCTCCGTAACGACGGTCGTATCTGGGTTCCGAAGAAGAAAGAAGACGCTGTGAAACTTCAAAAAGGCGAAATCAAAGGAAGCGATATTCCTGAAGAAGACCGCGACTACTACTTGGAACGCCGTTATCCGGCATTCGGTAACCTCGTTCCGCGTGACGTTGCCAGCCGTGCTGCTAAAGAACGTTGCGACGCAGGTTTCGGTGTAAATAATACAGGTTTGGCCGTATTCCTCGACTTCTCTGAAGCTATCGGTCGTCTAGGCATTGATGTCGTTCTTCAACGCTACGGTAACCTCTTCGATATGTACGAGGAAATCACTGACGTGAATCCGGGCGAACTGGCAAAAGAAATCAGTGGCGTGAAATACTACAACCCGATGATGATTTATCCGGCTATCCACTATACAATGGGTGGTATCTGGGTAGACTACGAACTGCAAACTACTATCAAGGGTCTGTTCGCTATCGGTGAGTGTAACTTCTCCGACCACGGCGCCAACCGTCTTGGTGCTTCTGCACTGATGCAAGGTTTGGCTGACGGTTACTTCGTATTGCCTTACACTATCCAAAACTATCTGGCTGATCAGATTACTGTTCCCCGTTTCTCTATCGATCTTCCTGAATTTGCTGAAGCAGAAAAGGCTATTCAAGCTAAGATTGATAAGTTCATGAAGATTCAGGGTAAGGAATCGGTTGATTCCATCCACAAGAAACTGGGTCACATCATGTGGGAATACATGGGTATGGGACGTACAGCAGAAGGTTTGAAGGAAGGTATCGCCAAACTGAAAGATATCCGCAAGGAATTCGAAACTAACCTGTTTATCCCTGGCTCTAAAGAAGGTATGAACGTAGAGCTTGACAAAGCAATCCGTCTGTACGACTTCATCACTATGGGTGAGCTTGTTGCTTACGACGCATTGAACCGTAACGAAAGTTGTGGTGGTCACTTCCGTGAAGAATACCAGACTGAAGAAGGAGAAGCATTACGCGATGACGCAAACTTCTTCTACGTAGCTTGCTGGGAATATCAGGGTGACGATGAAAAAGCTCCGGTATTGTACAAAGAACCGTTGGTTTACGAAGCTATCAAGGTTCAGACTCGTAACTACAAGAGCTAATTGGTGAAGTTAAACATTAAAAAGAATTAGAAGAAAATGGATAAAAATATATCATTTACACTGAAGGTATGGCGTCAAGCCGGTCCAAAAGCTAAAGGTGCTTTTGAAACCTACCCAATGAAAGATATCTCAGGTGATACTTCATTCCTCGAAATGCTGGATATCCTGAACGAACAGAT
The DNA window shown above is from Bacteroides faecium and carries:
- a CDS encoding fumarate reductase/succinate dehydrogenase flavoprotein subunit — protein: MIKIDSKIPEGPVAEKWTNYKAHQKLVNPANKRRLDIIVVGTGLAGASAAASLGEMGFRVFNFCIQDSPRRAHSIAAQGGINAAKNYQNDGDSVYRLFYDTVKGGDYRAREANVYRLAEVSNAIIDQCVAQGVPFAREYGGTLDNRSFGGAQVSRTFYAKGQTGQQLLLGAYSALSRQVNVGTVKLYTRYEMQDVVIVDGRARGIIAKNLITGELERFAAHAVVIATGGYGNAYFLSTNAMGCNCTAAISCYRKGAVFANPAYVQIHPTCIPVHGDQQSKLTLMSESLRNDGRIWVPKKKEDAVKLQKGEIKGSDIPEEDRDYYLERRYPAFGNLVPRDVASRAAKERCDAGFGVNNTGLAVFLDFSEAIGRLGIDVVLQRYGNLFDMYEEITDVNPGELAKEISGVKYYNPMMIYPAIHYTMGGIWVDYELQTTIKGLFAIGECNFSDHGANRLGASALMQGLADGYFVLPYTIQNYLADQITVPRFSIDLPEFAEAEKAIQAKIDKFMKIQGKESVDSIHKKLGHIMWEYMGMGRTAEGLKEGIAKLKDIRKEFETNLFIPGSKEGMNVELDKAIRLYDFITMGELVAYDALNRNESCGGHFREEYQTEEGEALRDDANFFYVACWEYQGDDEKAPVLYKEPLVYEAIKVQTRNYKS